A window of Panicum virgatum strain AP13 chromosome 8K, P.virgatum_v5, whole genome shotgun sequence contains these coding sequences:
- the LOC120644278 gene encoding probable beta-D-xylosidase 7 — MIGSSRARAMASSSGLRRGIDGSGMVAALLLSMALTAAAADPPFSCGASSAEAAQGYAFCDAALGPAARAADLVSRLTPAEKVAQLGDVAPGVPRLGVPAYKWWNEALHGLATSGKGLHFNAPGGVRTATSFPQVLLTAAAFDDGLWFRIGQAIGREARALFNIAQAEGLTMWSPNVNIFRDPRWGRGQETPGEDPAVASSYAAAFVRGIQGNGSSLLQTSACCKHATAYDLEDWGGVQRYSFVARVTAQDLEDTFNPPFRSCVVDGGATCVMCAYTAVNGVPSCADAGLLTGTVRGDWGLDGYVASDCDAVAIMRDAQRYAASPEDAVAVAIKAGLDIDCGAYVQQHATAAIQQGKLTEQDIDRALTNLFAVRMRLGHFDGDPRSNAYGGLGAADICTPEHRSLTLEAAQDGIVLLKNDGGLLPLDRSAVGSAAAIGPNADDGRALIANYFGPPCESTTPLKGLQSYVSNLRFLAGCSSAACDAAATDQAAALAGSADYVFLFMGLSQQQESEGKDRTSLLLPGMQQSLITAVADAAKRPVILVLLSGGPVDITFAQSNPKIGAILWAGYPGQAGGLAIARVLFGDHNPSGRLPVTWYPEEFTKVPMTDMRMRADPATGYPGRSYRFYQGKTVYKFGYGLSYSSFARKLVSRTNTPAFSTAVLTSLRETMAEEDGRSYHVDNIGTDGCEQLKFPATVEVQNHGPMGGKQSVLMFLRWPNATAGRPSSQLIGFRSQHLKAGEKANLRFDVSPCEHFSRVREDGKKVIDRGSHFLMVDNHEMEIRFEA; from the exons ATGATCGGCAgctcccgcgcgcgcgccatggCCAGCTCCTCCGGCCTGAGACGAGGCATCGACGGTAGTGGcatggtggcggcgctcctCCTCTCGATGGcactgacggcggcggccgcagacCCGCCGTTCTCGTGCGGAGCGTCGTCGGCAGAGGCCGCCCAGGGTTATGCGTTCTGCGACGCGGCGCTGGgccccgcggcgcgcgcggcggaccTGGTCTCTCGGCTGACCCCCGCGGAGAAGGTGGCCCAGCTGGGCGACGTCGCCCCCGGCGTGCCGCGGCTGGGCGTCCCGGCGTACAAGTGGTGGAACGAGGCGCTGCACGGGCTGGCCACCTCCGGCAAGGGGCTCCACTTCAACGCCCCCGGCGGCGTCCGCACCGCCACCAGCTTCCCGCAGGTgctcctcaccgccgccgccttcgacgACGGCCTCTGGTTCCGCATCGGCCAG GCGATCGGCCGGGAGGCCCGGGCGCTGTTTAACATCGCCCAGGCGGAGGGCCTCACCATGTGGTCCCCGAATGTGAACATCTTCCGGGACCCGCGGTGGGGCCGGGGGCAGGAGACCCCCGGCGAGGACCCCGCCGTCGCCAGCAGCTACGCCGCCGCCTTCGTCCGGGGCATCCAGGGGAACGGCTCCTCGCTCCTGCAGACCTCGGCGTGCTGCAAGCACGCCACGGCCTACGACCTCGAGGACTGGGGCGGCGTGCAGCGCTACAGCTTCGTGGCCCGCGTCACGGCGCAGGACCTCGAGGACACCTTCAACCCGCCGTTCCGGAGCTGtgtcgtcgacggcggcgccacCTGCGTCATGTGCGCCTATACGGCCGTCAACGGCGTCCCGTCCTGCGCCGACGCCGGTCTTCTCACGGGCACCGTCCGCGGCGACTGGGGACTCGACGGCTACGTCGCCTCGGACTGCGACGCCGTGGCCATCATGCGCGACGCCCAGCGCTACGCGGCCTCGCCGGaggacgccgtcgccgtcgcgatCAAGGCCG GTCTGGACATCGACTGCGGTGCGTACGTCCAGCAGCACGCCACGGCCGCGATCCAGCAGGGCAAGCTGACGGAGCAGGACATCGACAGGGCGCTCACCAACCTCTTCGCCGTCCGGATGCGGCTGGGCCACTTCGACGGCGATCCCCGGAGCAACGCGTacggcggcctcggcgccgcGGACATCTGCACGCCGGAGCACAGGAGCCTCACGCTCGAGGCGGCACAGGACGGAATCGTGCTGCTCAAGAACGACGGCGGTCTCCTCCCGCTCGACCGGTCTGCGGTTGGGTCTGCCGCCGCCATCGGTCCCAACGCCGATGATGGCCGGGCGCTCATCGCCAACTACTTCGGCCCGCCGTGCGAGTCCACTACGCCACTCAAGGGGCTCCAGAGCTACGTGAGCAACTTGAGGTTCCTGGCCGGGTGCAGCTCGGCGGCCTgtgacgccgccgccacggaccAGGCCGCCGCGCTGGCGGGCTCCGCGGACTACGTGTTCCTCTTCATGGGGCTGAGCCAGCAGCAGGAGAGCGAAGGGAAGGACCGGACCAGCTTGCTGCTCCCGGGGATGCAGCAGAGCCTCAtcaccgccgtcgccgacgctgCAAAGCGACCAGTGATCCTGGTGCTCCTCTCCGGCGGCCCGGTGGACATCACGTTCGCGCAGTCCAACCCCAAGATCGGCGCCATCCTGTGGGCTGGGTACCCCGGCCAGGCCGGCGGTCTCGCTATCGCCAGAGTGCTCTTCGGAGACCACAACCCTAGCGGGAGGCTACCGGTGACGTGGTACCCCGAGGAGTTCACCAAGGTGCCCATGACGGACATGCGGATGCGCGCGGACCCTGCCACCGGATACCCTGGCCGGAGCTACCGCTTCTACCAGGGCAAGACCGTCTACAAGTTCGGCTACGGCCTCAGCTACTCGAGTTTCGCCCGCAAGCTAGTCTCCCGGACTAACACGCCGGCGTTCTCCACCGCCGTCCTGACCAGCCTAAGGGAGACGATGGCAGAGGAAGATGGCAGGAGCTACCATGTCGACAACATTGGCACCGACGGTTGCGAGCAGCTCAAGTTTCCGGCAACCGTGGAGGTGCAGAACCACGGCCCCATGGGCGGCAAGCAGTCGGTGCTCATGTTCCTCCGGTGGCCCAACGCGACAGCCGGCCGGCCATCGAGCCAGTTGATCGGATTCAGGAGCCAACATCTTAAGGCAGGGGAGAAGGCGAACCTCAGGTTTGATGTCAGTCCTTGCGAGCATTTCAGCAGGGTGCGGGAGGATGGAAAGAAGGTGATCGATAGAGGGTCTCACTTCCTCATGGTTGACAACCATGAGATGGAGATCAGATTTGAGGCCTGA